A window of the Streptomyces formicae genome harbors these coding sequences:
- a CDS encoding ABC transporter permease — protein MAVPAAFFAVFFAYPVTAIVGRGFTADGSWQFGRIGEVLTRPEIVDVLWFTLWQALASTGLTLLLALPGAYVFARFDFPGKQLLRAVVTVPFVLPTVVVGTAFLALLGRGGLLDELWGVRLDTTVWAILLAHVFFNYAVVVRTVGGLWSQLDPRQEEAARVLGAGRFAAWRRVTLPALTPAVAAAALMVFLFTFTSFGVVQILGGPAYSTVEVEIYRQTADRLDLPTAAVLTLVQFAAVIAILAVHARTVRRRETALKLVDPALTARRPRGAGQWTLFAVVLATIVVLILAPLAVLVERSFEGGGGPGSYGAGFYQALRSVEASGGTFLVPPLEAVWNSLQYALAATAVALLVGGLAAAALTRRAGMLVRGFDALLMLPLGVSAVTVGFGFLITLDEPPLDLRTSWILVPLAQALVGVPFVVRTMLPVLRAVDARLREAAAVLGASPLRAWREVDLPLVRRALLVAAGFAFAVSLGEFGATVFIARPDNPTLPVAVARLLGRPGELNYGQAMALSTILMLVCAAALLLLERIRPDRSAGEF, from the coding sequence ATGGCCGTGCCCGCCGCGTTCTTCGCGGTCTTCTTCGCCTACCCCGTGACCGCGATCGTCGGCCGCGGGTTCACGGCCGACGGGTCCTGGCAGTTCGGCCGCATCGGCGAGGTGCTCACCCGGCCGGAGATCGTGGACGTCCTCTGGTTCACCCTCTGGCAGGCGCTCGCGTCCACCGGGCTCACGCTGCTGCTCGCGCTCCCCGGCGCATACGTCTTCGCGCGCTTCGACTTCCCCGGGAAGCAACTGCTGCGCGCGGTCGTCACCGTGCCGTTCGTGCTGCCGACCGTCGTCGTCGGCACCGCCTTCCTCGCGCTGCTCGGCCGCGGCGGACTCCTCGACGAGCTGTGGGGCGTACGGCTCGACACCACCGTCTGGGCGATCCTGCTCGCCCACGTCTTCTTCAACTACGCCGTCGTCGTACGGACCGTGGGCGGCCTGTGGTCGCAGCTCGACCCGCGCCAGGAGGAGGCGGCACGGGTCCTCGGCGCCGGACGGTTCGCCGCCTGGCGCCGCGTCACCCTGCCCGCGCTGACCCCGGCCGTGGCCGCGGCCGCGCTGATGGTGTTCCTCTTCACCTTCACCTCCTTCGGCGTCGTGCAGATCCTCGGCGGACCCGCGTACTCCACGGTCGAAGTGGAGATCTACCGGCAGACCGCCGACCGCCTCGACCTGCCGACGGCCGCCGTGCTGACGCTGGTCCAGTTCGCGGCGGTCATCGCGATCCTCGCCGTGCACGCCCGGACCGTACGGCGGCGCGAGACCGCCCTGAAACTCGTCGACCCGGCCCTGACCGCCCGCCGGCCGCGCGGCGCGGGCCAGTGGACGTTGTTCGCGGTGGTTCTCGCCACGATCGTGGTGCTGATCCTGGCGCCGCTCGCGGTCCTGGTCGAGCGGTCGTTCGAGGGGGGAGGCGGCCCAGGCAGCTACGGAGCCGGCTTCTACCAGGCCCTGAGGTCGGTCGAGGCGAGCGGCGGTACCTTCCTCGTACCGCCGCTGGAGGCGGTGTGGAACTCCCTCCAGTACGCACTCGCGGCCACCGCCGTCGCCCTGCTCGTCGGCGGACTCGCGGCCGCCGCGCTCACCCGCAGGGCCGGCATGCTCGTCAGGGGCTTCGACGCGCTGCTGATGCTGCCGCTCGGGGTCTCCGCCGTGACCGTCGGCTTCGGCTTCCTCATCACCCTCGACGAGCCGCCGCTCGATCTGCGCACCTCATGGATCCTGGTGCCGCTCGCCCAGGCCCTGGTCGGGGTGCCGTTCGTGGTGCGCACCATGCTTCCCGTGCTGCGGGCCGTCGACGCACGGCTGCGGGAGGCCGCCGCCGTCCTCGGCGCGTCGCCGCTGCGGGCCTGGCGCGAGGTCGATCTGCCGCTGGTGCGCCGGGCGCTCCTCGTCGCCGCCGGGTTCGCCTTCGCCGTCTCGCTGGGCGAGTTCGGGGCGACCGTCTTCATCGCCCGACCGGACAACCCGACGCTCCCGGTGGCCGTGGCTCGGCTGCTGGGCCGCCCCGGGGAGCTCAACTACGGCCAGGCGATGGCCCTTTCGACCATTCTCATGCTGGTCTGCGCGGCGGCGCTGCTGCTGCTCGAACGCATCCGGCCCGACCGTTCCGCAGGGGAGTTCTGA